A region from the Acipenser ruthenus chromosome 13, fAciRut3.2 maternal haplotype, whole genome shotgun sequence genome encodes:
- the zgc:110319 gene encoding NFU1 iron-sulfur cluster scaffold homolog, mitochondrial → MAASRRWALLRQIGLRLRTELQTGLQSKEKRQCFSLCAKRSIAIPALLNLPRVNQLSVRHMFIQTQDTPNPSSVKFLPGRLVLGKGTLDFPNSSTAECSALARALFQVEGVKSVFYGPDFITVTKTDEEVAWNDIKPKIFAVITEFFASGNPITTGEPQTESHHSGGDEEDDEIVAMIKELLDTRIRPTVQEDGGDVIFKGFEDGVVKLKLVGSCTGCPSSTVTLKNGIQNMLQFYIPEVDEVEQVQDEVDEINLQAYLDLEKKLKDQ, encoded by the exons ATGGCGGCCTCAAGAAGATGGGCGTTGTTGCGGCAGATTGGTTTAAGGTTACGGACAGAATTGCAAACCGG attaCAATCCAAAGAAAAACGGCAGTGCTTTTCATTGTGTGCTAAAAGAAGCATAGCAATTCCAGCATTGTTAAACCTACCAAGAGTAAATCAGCTTTCAG TCCGACACATGTTTATTCAGACCCAAGACACACCAAATCCAAGCAGTGTCAAGTTTCTTCCTGGTAGACTGGTTCTGGGGAAAGGAACTCTTGACTTTCCAAATTCAAGTACAGCAGAATGCTCTGCTTTAGCCAG GGCTCTTTTTCAAGTAGAAGGAGTTAAAAGTGTGTTCTATGGACCAGACTTCATCACAGTGACAAAG ACAGATGAAGAGGTAGCCTGGAATGATATCAAACCCAAGATATTTGCTGTCATCACTGAGTTTTTTGCAAGTGGAAATCCCATAACTACAGGAGAGCCACAAACTGAAAGTC accATTCTGGAGGTGATGAAGAGGATGATGAAATAGTTGCAATGATTAAAGAACTACTGGACACAAGAATTAG GCCAACAGTACAAGAAGATGGTGGGGATGTGATTTTTAAAGGATTTGAAGATGGGGTTGTAAAGCTGAAGCTCGTTGGTTCCTGCACTGGGTGTCCAAGTTCCACGGTTACTTTGAAAAATGGAATCCAGAATATGCTGCAGTTCTATATTCCAGAAGTAGATGAGGTTGAGCAG gtGCAAGATGAGGTGGATGAAATTAACTTGCAGGCGTATTTAGATcttgaaaaaaaactaaaggaCCAATAG